A genome region from Candidatus Binatia bacterium includes the following:
- a CDS encoding sulfate ABC transporter substrate-binding protein, producing MTRIASRIALALAVALASALGLSATAANLPPATILNVSYDPTRELYDDYNVVFAKYWKAKTGQSVTVEQSNGGSGKQARAVIDGLQADVVTLGLAYDIDAIADKAKLLPENWQTRLPDKSTPYTSTIVLLVRAGNPKHIRDWDDLAKPGVSVITPNPKTSGGARWNFLAAWGYALSRPGGSDASAKAFVTKLYKNVPVLDSGARGSTTTFVERGIGDVLIAWENDALLAVNKLGPGKFEIIRPSLSILAEPPVALVDGVVAKKGTRAVAQAYLQYLYSAQGQEIIARHYFRPRQASVAKRYAAQFPAMKMIDIDRFGGWRKAQHDFFDDGAIFDQIYQSNQ from the coding sequence ATGACTCGCATCGCCTCGAGGATCGCGCTCGCGCTCGCCGTCGCGCTCGCAAGCGCACTCGGTCTCTCGGCCACGGCTGCAAATCTCCCGCCGGCGACGATTCTCAATGTCTCGTACGATCCGACGCGCGAGCTCTACGACGACTACAACGTCGTCTTCGCAAAGTATTGGAAGGCGAAGACCGGGCAGAGCGTCACCGTCGAGCAATCGAACGGCGGCTCCGGTAAGCAGGCGCGCGCGGTCATCGACGGTTTGCAAGCCGACGTCGTTACGCTCGGACTGGCTTACGACATCGATGCGATCGCCGACAAGGCGAAGCTGCTGCCGGAGAACTGGCAGACGCGGCTTCCCGATAAGAGTACGCCGTATACGTCCACGATCGTCTTGCTCGTGCGTGCGGGCAATCCCAAGCATATCCGCGACTGGGACGATCTCGCGAAGCCCGGCGTCTCCGTCATAACGCCGAACCCAAAGACCTCGGGCGGCGCTCGCTGGAACTTTCTCGCAGCCTGGGGGTACGCGCTGAGCCGGCCCGGCGGGAGCGACGCGAGCGCAAAAGCCTTCGTGACGAAGCTCTACAAGAACGTTCCGGTGCTCGACTCAGGCGCGCGCGGCTCGACGACGACGTTCGTCGAACGCGGGATCGGCGACGTTCTCATCGCGTGGGAGAACGATGCGCTGCTCGCCGTCAACAAACTGGGCCCCGGCAAGTTCGAGATAATCCGTCCCTCGCTGAGCATTCTCGCCGAGCCGCCCGTTGCGCTCGTCGACGGCGTCGTCGCGAAGAAAGGGACGCGCGCAGTCGCGCAGGCGTACCTGCAGTACCTCTACTCCGCGCAAGGGCAGGAGATCATCGCCCGGCATTACTTTCGTCCGCGGCAAGCCTCGGTCGCGAAGCGCTACGCGGCGCAGTTTCCGGCGATGAAGATGATCGATATAGATCGGTTCGGCGGCTGGCGCAAGGCGCAGCACGACTTTTTCGACGACGGCGCGATCTTCGATCAAATCTACCAATCGAATCAGTGA